ACTAGTAGAAAAAGGAAAAGAGTTTCTGGTTTCAGAGTGAGAATGAGATCTCATACTGGAAGGAGAGTTGTAAGAACCCGTAGAAAACGTGGAAGAGCTCGTTTGACTGTCTAACAAAAGGCTCTCAAATAAAAAGACACTTACACCAAAAGTTTCTTCTAATGGTTTTGCCAAAACACATGCGACTCAAGGGTCATAGATGTTTTGACTTCATCTATAGAGAAGGGGAAAGGTTCTACAGCCCTTCAATGGTTTTAAGAGTTACAAAGGCAAATACAAAACTTCAAGTTAGAGGAATTAACTCAAATTTAAGTCCCTCTATAAAATGTGCCATATCAATTAGCAATAAAGTAAGCAAAAGATCAGTTATAAGGAATAAGCTTCGACGGTTATTCCACCATCATTTGTCATGCAGACTTTCTAAAATAGAATGTGTGGATGAAGTTTGGGCTTTT
This is a stretch of genomic DNA from Prochlorococcus marinus str. MIT 0912. It encodes these proteins:
- the rnpA gene encoding ribonuclease P protein component; translation: MVLPKHMRLKGHRCFDFIYREGERFYSPSMVLRVTKANTKLQVRGINSNLSPSIKCAISISNKVSKRSVIRNKLRRLFHHHLSCRLSKIECVDEVWAFISLKPSCIKNSNRDLLKECDKLLIKAGITK
- the rpmH gene encoding 50S ribosomal protein L34 is translated as MTKRTFGGTSRKRKRVSGFRVRMRSHTGRRVVRTRRKRGRARLTV